The window TTCTGGAACGGCTTGGGCACCACCGCGACGTCCTTGAGCGTGAAGTCAGGGCTGCTCCACGAGAAGCGCTCCTGCGTCCACATCTTCGGGATCATCTCGAAGGCCTGCTGGAGCTGCCGGCGCACGTCGTCCGGCTCGACGTTGAACACGCGCCACTCCGGGAGCGTCGAGCGCGCGAGGCCCAGCTCGAGCCGGCCCTCGCTGAGGTGATCGAGGAACGCCGCGCGCTCGGCGATCCGCATCGGGTGGTTGACCTTGATGGGCGCGAGCACGGCCGAGTGCCCGACGCGCATCCTCCGGGTGGAGCGCGCGATCGCGGTGAGCATCATCTCCGGAGCCGAGCTGTAGCTGAAGTGGGGGGCGCCGTGATGCTCGACCTGCCACCAGCAGCCGTAGCCGAGCTCGTCGGCGAGCCGTGCCTGCTCGAGCGTCTCGAGGATCAGCGCGTGCTCCTGGCCCTCGCCGAAGAACATCTTCGGCTTCATCATCTCGCAAAATATGTCGATCTTCATTCGAGCCGCCTTATGCACCATGTGTATGCCGATCGCACTGACTGGCTGTGACACAAGCCGAGGGCAGGGGAGGACCGAAAATTTGCGGGGTCAGTGGGCCCGTGACACACAGCTGTAGCTCTCGCTACTTGTGTCCGGAGGCCTCATGCGCACACGCCTCGTGCTCTGCCTGCTGCTGCTGTCGACTGTCGCCGCCGCGGCGAAGCGAGACGTGGCCGAGGAGGCCTACCAGGAGGCGCGTACGTCCTACTACGCCCTCAAGGGGGACGCGGCGCGTCGCAAGCTGCGCCACCACTGGCTGAAGGTGAGCCACCGCTTCGAGGCCGTGGCCAGCGAGCACCCCAAGAGCGAGCGCGCTCCGGATGCGCTGTTCACCGCCGGCGAGCTGATGAGCGAGCTGAGCCGGATCTCCTTCCTCGCGGAGGATCTCCAGGCCGCCGTCGGCAGCTACGGAAAGCTGGTGGCGGAGTACCCCCGGCACCGGCTCGCGGATGACGCGGCGCTCTCGCTGGCGCGCATCCACCTGGATCGTCTGGAGCAGCCCGAGACCGCGCGCCGTGTCATCACCGAGACCCTCGCTCTCAACGGCAAGGGAGACCGGGCCCGCGAGCTGAAGGAGCTGCTCGCCTCGCTGCCCGCGCCCAAGGCGTCGCCCGCGCGCACCAAGGCCCCCGCCGTCGCCGAGGCGCCCGCGCCGCAGCCCGAGCGTTCGGGCAACGCGCTGGTGGAGGCCATCTCCCGGACCGCCCGGGAGTCGGCGCCCGCCACCCCGTCGCCCGCCGCCGAGCCCGCGCCGCGCAAGGTCGAGGAGGGCCCGCGCGTCGTCGTCATCACCCCGCTGAAGCCCGAGGAGACGCCGGCCCCCGTCGCGAAGTCCGCGGGGGAGGCCGTGGCCACGACTCCGAGTGTGTCCGCAGAGACGCCGGCCGTGGTCGCCTCCGTCGCGAAGCCCCGCTCCGAGCCGACCCCCGTGGCGGTGAAGCCCGCTCCGGAGAAGGTCTCTCCGCCCGCCAAGCAGGAGGCTCCCACCATCGCCGTCGCCGCGGCGCCGTCGAAGGCCGAGAAGGCTGAGAAGGCCGAGTCGGACGAGGACGAGGCCGGGCCGCTGCCGATGCCGAGCATCCCCGCCCTGGACCAGCACGTCGCCGAGGCCCGCATGAAGACGGCCGCGAAGCTCTCGCGCCGCGCGGAGCTGACGCTGGTGGAGCAGCTCGGCCTCAAGGTGCGCCGCGTCATCATCGATCCCGGCCACGGCGGCCACGACACCGGAGCCATCGGCAAGCAGGGCACCCGCGAGAAGGACATCACGCTGGCCATCTCCCACAAGCTCGCCCAGCAGCTGCGTGAGCGCGGGCTGGAGGTCATCCTCACCCGGGACGACGATCGCTACGTGAAGCTCGAGGGCCGCGCGCAGTTCGCCAACGAGGCCCGGGGAGACCTCTTCATCTCCATCCACTGCAACTCGGCGCACAACCGCAAGCTGCGCGGCGTGGAGACCTACACCCTGAACATCTCCTCGGACCGGTACTCCATCCGCCTTGCGGCGCGAGAGAACGCCTCCACGGAGAAGGGCATCAGCGATCTGCAGTTCATCCT is drawn from Hyalangium ruber and contains these coding sequences:
- a CDS encoding N-acetylmuramoyl-L-alanine amidase — its product is MRTRLVLCLLLLSTVAAAAKRDVAEEAYQEARTSYYALKGDAARRKLRHHWLKVSHRFEAVASEHPKSERAPDALFTAGELMSELSRISFLAEDLQAAVGSYGKLVAEYPRHRLADDAALSLARIHLDRLEQPETARRVITETLALNGKGDRARELKELLASLPAPKASPARTKAPAVAEAPAPQPERSGNALVEAISRTARESAPATPSPAAEPAPRKVEEGPRVVVITPLKPEETPAPVAKSAGEAVATTPSVSAETPAVVASVAKPRSEPTPVAVKPAPEKVSPPAKQEAPTIAVAAAPSKAEKAEKAESDEDEAGPLPMPSIPALDQHVAEARMKTAAKLSRRAELTLVEQLGLKVRRVIIDPGHGGHDTGAIGKQGTREKDITLAISHKLAQQLRERGLEVILTRDDDRYVKLEGRAQFANEARGDLFISIHCNSAHNRKLRGVETYTLNISSDRYSIRLAARENASTEKGISDLQFILADLATKANTGESTRLASQVQKSLVGQLTREYTGIKDLGHKEALFYVLLGVKMPAILVETAFLSHAEEEERLASEAYQDSVARAIAQGVEDFLGDRNRLAKVD